A single region of the Halobellus ruber genome encodes:
- a CDS encoding AI-2E family transporter, whose protein sequence is MDAKRFAVAVFGLLVSVIIAALAYEFIAPLTVAVFLYYSTRRYHRLLGRLRLPGLGRRVPANVRAIIAVGSLALPLLLLVSYATVLLVVEAQQFATEYALVDVAARNVEWFGGVSSLPEFSIEGFYEAYRSGDLDPFVAFATDHATFLTSLISQFFLNLFITLIVTYYLLVDGHRIHEWLLRFDDEAIIREYLEAVDEELEAVLFGNLLNVLAISLIAIGAFSVYNIVAPAPAEVPYPALAGALTGVASLIPVVGMKIVYLPVTLIAALPILLGGDPVNLAWIAGFLAVAVVLVDTIPDLILRPLLSGEETHVGLLMLSYTIGPVVLGFYGLFFAPILVVVGLTFANVALPRLLKAQRADGPAD, encoded by the coding sequence ATGGACGCGAAACGGTTCGCCGTCGCCGTCTTCGGGCTCCTGGTCTCCGTGATCATCGCGGCGCTCGCCTACGAGTTCATCGCCCCCCTCACGGTCGCGGTGTTCCTCTACTACTCGACGCGCCGGTACCACCGGCTGCTCGGCCGGCTTCGGCTCCCCGGACTCGGCCGACGGGTCCCCGCCAACGTCCGCGCCATCATCGCCGTCGGGTCGCTTGCGCTCCCGCTGCTCTTGCTCGTGAGTTACGCCACGGTGCTTCTGGTGGTCGAGGCCCAACAGTTCGCCACGGAGTACGCCCTCGTCGACGTCGCCGCCCGCAACGTCGAGTGGTTCGGCGGCGTCAGTTCCCTCCCCGAGTTCTCGATCGAGGGGTTCTACGAGGCCTACCGGTCCGGCGACCTCGACCCGTTCGTTGCCTTCGCGACCGACCACGCCACGTTCCTGACCTCCCTGATCTCGCAGTTCTTCCTGAACCTGTTCATCACCCTCATCGTCACCTACTACCTCCTGGTCGACGGCCACCGCATCCACGAGTGGCTGCTCCGGTTCGACGACGAGGCCATCATCCGGGAGTACCTCGAAGCCGTCGACGAGGAACTCGAGGCCGTCCTGTTCGGGAACCTCCTGAACGTGCTCGCGATCTCGCTCATCGCCATCGGGGCGTTCAGCGTATACAACATCGTCGCACCCGCGCCCGCGGAGGTCCCCTACCCCGCCCTGGCCGGCGCACTCACCGGCGTCGCGAGCCTGATCCCCGTCGTCGGGATGAAGATCGTCTACCTGCCGGTCACCCTCATCGCCGCCCTGCCGATCCTCTTGGGGGGCGACCCGGTGAACCTGGCGTGGATCGCCGGGTTCCTCGCGGTCGCGGTCGTGCTCGTGGACACGATCCCGGACCTGATCCTCCGGCCGCTGCTCTCCGGCGAGGAGACCCACGTCGGGCTGTTGATGCTGTCGTACACCATCGGACCGGTAGTGCTGGGCTTCTACGGCCTCTTCTTCGCGCCGATCCTCGTCGTCGTCGGGCTGACGTTCGCCAACGTCGCGCTCCCACGGCTCCTGAAGGCCCAGCGCGCCGACGGGCCGGCCGACTGA
- a CDS encoding glycerophosphodiester phosphodiesterase family protein encodes MRPIAHRGCLTQYPENTLAAFRGCAPSVEMIETDVRRCGSGELVIFHDDALDRVTDATGEVASTPLAELETVSVLGSGESVPTLTEAFEAVPETVGLNLELKGRDVAAETVATAAEYGHEVIVSSFYPDDVAAARDAGAEAVAHLFYAEEPADFDVEAALDAAADLDCAYVHPDVGICLETGMVSEARARGVGVNAWTAESESEILALRDRGVDGAVINDCRFAATCRSGRRLQELDDDDPGEP; translated from the coding sequence GTGCGTCCGATCGCCCACCGCGGCTGTCTCACGCAGTACCCCGAGAACACGCTCGCGGCGTTCCGGGGCTGTGCGCCGAGCGTCGAAATGATCGAGACCGACGTCCGGCGGTGTGGCTCCGGCGAGCTGGTGATCTTCCACGACGACGCCCTCGATCGGGTGACCGACGCCACCGGCGAGGTTGCGTCGACGCCGCTGGCCGAACTGGAGACGGTGTCGGTCCTCGGAAGCGGGGAGTCGGTCCCGACGTTGACCGAAGCCTTCGAGGCCGTCCCCGAAACGGTCGGCCTGAATCTCGAACTCAAAGGCCGTGACGTCGCAGCCGAGACGGTCGCGACCGCCGCCGAGTACGGCCACGAGGTGATCGTGTCGTCGTTCTACCCCGACGACGTGGCTGCGGCCCGCGACGCCGGCGCCGAGGCGGTCGCACACCTGTTCTACGCCGAAGAGCCCGCCGACTTCGACGTCGAAGCGGCGCTCGATGCCGCCGCCGACCTCGACTGCGCGTACGTCCACCCCGACGTCGGGATCTGTCTCGAAACCGGGATGGTGAGCGAGGCCCGCGCCCGCGGGGTCGGGGTCAACGCCTGGACCGCCGAAAGCGAATCGGAGATCCTCGCGCTCCGCGACCGGGGCGTCGACGGCGCGGTCATCAACGACTGCCGGTTCGCGGCGACGTGTCGCTCCGGGCGGCGGCTACAGGAACTGGACGACGACGACCCCGGCGAGCCCTAA
- a CDS encoding ABC transporter substrate-binding protein produces the protein MNSAKSRRRFIQAAGAATVAGLAGCSGQGGDGGDGGSGGDGDSGGDGGESTTMGSGGGSSVTIKFWHAMGGSLAQRIDDIVAGFEEQSDGITVETTSRNSYRDNLNATTQAVSSGDPPALSQIFEIGTQLALDSQAFVPVEDIIPSGQIDYDNFLDPVLDFYRIDGKLNSMPFNSSNSIMMYNRDAFEEAGLDPDSPPTTYQGITDAANTLTSETDIEKGITFPNHSWFVEGWMAEQNALLVNNDNGRSGRATESNLDSDAARNIFEWWVDLYNQDQYLNPGIEAWGEAQQAFLTQQTGMIIYSTSSIAPMKQGAADNGFELDTAYLPVPEGNRTGLPIGGASLWVPDGLSSDQEQAAGELLLYLTQPEQQASWHRGTGYFPVRQEAITQLEEDGFYEENPSFRTAIDQLNETESTPATSGALMGPFPEVRTIIEEGYVSMIQSNDPDIPSALSNVKSDVDSAIQSYNDRVS, from the coding sequence ATGAACTCAGCCAAGTCACGGCGTAGATTCATTCAAGCGGCCGGCGCGGCGACCGTTGCGGGGCTCGCCGGCTGTTCGGGTCAGGGCGGGGACGGCGGGGATGGCGGCTCCGGCGGTGACGGTGACTCCGGCGGCGACGGCGGCGAGAGCACCACGATGGGATCGGGCGGCGGCAGTTCCGTCACGATCAAGTTCTGGCACGCGATGGGCGGCTCGCTCGCCCAGCGGATCGACGACATCGTCGCGGGCTTCGAGGAGCAAAGCGACGGGATCACCGTCGAGACCACCTCCCGGAACAGCTACCGCGACAACCTCAACGCCACGACCCAGGCGGTGAGCTCCGGCGATCCGCCGGCGCTCTCGCAGATCTTCGAGATCGGGACCCAGCTCGCGCTGGACAGCCAGGCGTTCGTACCCGTCGAGGACATCATCCCGAGCGGCCAGATCGACTACGACAACTTCCTGGATCCGGTGCTGGACTTCTACCGGATCGACGGGAAGCTGAACTCGATGCCGTTCAACTCGAGTAACTCGATCATGATGTACAACCGGGACGCCTTCGAGGAGGCGGGACTCGACCCCGACTCCCCGCCGACGACCTACCAGGGCATCACCGACGCCGCGAACACGCTGACGAGCGAAACCGACATCGAGAAGGGGATCACCTTCCCCAACCACTCGTGGTTCGTCGAGGGGTGGATGGCCGAGCAGAACGCCCTCCTGGTCAACAACGACAACGGGCGGTCGGGCCGTGCAACCGAATCCAATCTCGACTCCGACGCCGCACGGAACATCTTCGAGTGGTGGGTCGACCTCTACAACCAAGACCAGTACCTGAACCCCGGCATCGAGGCGTGGGGGGAGGCCCAGCAGGCGTTCCTCACCCAGCAGACCGGGATGATCATCTACTCGACGTCGAGCATCGCGCCGATGAAGCAGGGCGCCGCGGACAACGGCTTCGAGCTTGACACCGCGTACCTGCCAGTTCCGGAGGGCAACCGCACCGGCCTCCCCATCGGCGGGGCGTCGCTGTGGGTCCCCGACGGGCTGTCGAGCGACCAGGAGCAGGCGGCCGGCGAACTCCTGCTGTATTTGACCCAGCCGGAGCAGCAGGCGTCGTGGCACCGCGGCACGGGGTACTTCCCGGTCCGCCAGGAGGCCATCACCCAACTAGAGGAGGACGGCTTCTACGAGGAGAACCCGTCGTTCCGGACGGCGATCGACCAGCTCAACGAGACCGAGAGCACGCCCGCAACGAGCGGCGCGCTGATGGGGCCGTTCCCGGAGGTCCGGACCATCATCGAGGAGGGCTACGTCAGTATGATCCAGAGCAACGATCCCGACATCCCCAGCGCGCTCTCGAACGTCAAAAGCGACGTGGACAGCGCGATCCAGAGCTACAACGACCGGGTTTCATAA
- the phnD gene encoding phosphate/phosphite/phosphonate ABC transporter substrate-binding protein: MRKVDRRKFVSGIGAATLASIAGCSGGGGGSGDGGDGGDSGGDSGGDGGDTETDTGSDMPAHTDPSTYPEFDPADPEFPQLTSTLLDAGFETGSLQDLERLQSDPRDEPRYGQPVAETPDDESEWLDPDTLEFSLTPTEDPTVYEETLRPLLDNIAEETGKEVNYATLDSYAAQVEAMRSERLHLAGFSTGTVPFAVNIANAVPFSIQVDGSGENGSFGYRLFLITQLDNPDIGSLEDLAGDPMENVAHADPSSNSGNLAPRALFANQGVVPGEDYEVSYSGGHQQSSLGVANGDYEAAPVCSTCYARVVADGQIDPTRIKCVYASEPFPTTAFSYVNTLHPDIQEGVRAAFLEYNYQDTSIAEEFENRGTWVEIDYATVWDIILQIQESLEVEYQTGNIGE, from the coding sequence ATGCGTAAAGTTGACCGACGGAAGTTCGTGAGCGGCATCGGCGCAGCGACCCTCGCAAGCATCGCCGGGTGTAGCGGCGGTGGCGGCGGGAGCGGCGACGGCGGCGACGGCGGCGACAGCGGGGGCGACTCCGGCGGCGACGGCGGCGACACGGAGACGGATACGGGGAGCGATATGCCCGCCCACACCGACCCGTCGACGTACCCCGAGTTCGACCCGGCGGACCCCGAGTTCCCGCAACTCACCAGCACGCTGCTGGACGCGGGCTTCGAGACCGGATCGCTTCAGGACCTCGAACGGCTCCAGTCGGACCCCCGCGACGAGCCCCGATACGGTCAGCCGGTCGCGGAGACGCCGGACGACGAGAGCGAGTGGCTCGACCCCGACACGCTGGAGTTCTCGCTGACCCCGACCGAGGACCCGACGGTCTACGAGGAGACCCTCCGGCCCCTGCTCGACAACATCGCCGAGGAGACCGGCAAGGAGGTCAACTACGCCACGCTCGACTCCTACGCCGCACAGGTCGAAGCGATGCGCTCCGAGCGGCTCCACCTCGCCGGCTTCTCGACGGGGACGGTCCCGTTTGCGGTCAACATCGCCAACGCGGTGCCGTTCTCGATCCAGGTCGACGGCTCCGGCGAGAACGGGTCGTTCGGCTACCGACTGTTCCTGATCACCCAGCTCGACAACCCCGACATCGGTTCGCTGGAGGACCTCGCGGGCGACCCGATGGAGAACGTCGCCCACGCCGACCCCTCGTCGAACTCCGGAAACCTCGCGCCGCGTGCACTGTTTGCGAACCAGGGCGTCGTGCCCGGCGAGGACTACGAGGTGAGCTACTCCGGCGGTCACCAGCAGAGTTCCCTCGGCGTCGCAAACGGCGACTACGAGGCGGCCCCGGTCTGCTCGACGTGTTACGCCCGCGTCGTGGCCGACGGCCAGATCGATCCCACGAGGATCAAGTGCGTGTACGCCTCCGAGCCGTTCCCGACGACGGCGTTCTCGTACGTCAACACCCTCCACCCCGACATCCAGGAGGGCGTCCGCGCGGCGTTCCTTGAGTACAACTACCAGGACACCTCGATCGCCGAGGAGTTCGAGAACCGCGGGACCTGGGTGGAGATCGACTACGCGACGGTCTGGGACATCATCCTCCAGATTCAGGAGTCGCTCGAAGTCGAGTACCAGACCGGCAACATCGGGGAGTAA
- a CDS encoding ABC transporter ATP-binding protein, whose amino-acid sequence MADISIDGLTKKFDDVTAVDDIDLEIGDEEFLVLVGPSGCGKSTTLRMIAGLESITSGELRIGGRRVNDLPPKERSIAMVFQNYALYPHMTGAENMKFGMKSVSDYTDDEIDERVEEAAEILDIPELLDRRPRELSGGERQRVAIGRALVREPEVFLLDEPLSNLDAKLRVQMRAELLQLHQELDATTLYVTHDQTEAMTLGDRVAVLNDGHIEQVDPPQVLYDYPETRFVAEFIGSPAMNVLPVDLKYDSDGVRAVHGAFDLSLPDGERFTDRPPAAAFGVRPEDVSLAANAPDDAQTFEAEVSVTEPLGESLLIHCYVGSDELHVKAEARSAINPGDTLELAVDEQRLHVFDDAGRAIYHSSKREEAASDTVYTTPEP is encoded by the coding sequence ATGGCAGACATATCCATTGACGGGCTCACAAAGAAGTTCGACGACGTAACGGCAGTCGACGACATCGACCTCGAAATCGGGGACGAGGAGTTCCTCGTCTTGGTCGGCCCCTCGGGGTGCGGGAAGTCGACCACGCTCCGGATGATCGCGGGGCTCGAGTCGATCACGAGCGGCGAGCTCCGGATCGGCGGCCGGCGGGTCAACGACCTGCCCCCGAAGGAGCGAAGCATCGCGATGGTGTTCCAGAACTACGCGCTGTACCCGCACATGACCGGCGCGGAGAACATGAAGTTCGGGATGAAGTCGGTCTCGGATTACACCGACGACGAGATCGACGAACGCGTCGAGGAGGCCGCGGAGATCCTCGACATCCCGGAGCTGCTCGACCGCCGGCCGCGGGAGCTATCCGGCGGGGAGCGCCAGCGGGTCGCGATCGGCCGGGCGTTAGTCCGCGAACCCGAGGTGTTCCTGCTCGACGAGCCGCTCTCGAACCTCGACGCGAAGCTCCGGGTTCAGATGCGCGCGGAGCTGCTGCAGCTGCACCAGGAACTCGACGCCACCACCCTGTATGTGACCCACGACCAGACCGAGGCGATGACGCTGGGCGACCGGGTGGCGGTGCTGAACGACGGCCACATCGAACAGGTCGACCCGCCGCAGGTGCTCTACGACTACCCCGAGACCCGGTTCGTCGCGGAGTTCATCGGCAGTCCCGCGATGAACGTCCTCCCCGTCGATCTGAAGTACGACAGCGACGGCGTCCGCGCGGTCCACGGGGCGTTCGACCTGTCGCTACCGGACGGCGAGCGGTTCACCGACCGCCCGCCGGCGGCCGCCTTCGGCGTACGCCCGGAGGACGTGTCGCTGGCCGCAAACGCCCCCGACGACGCTCAGACGTTCGAGGCCGAGGTGTCGGTCACCGAACCGCTCGGGGAGTCGCTTCTGATCCACTGTTATGTGGGAAGCGACGAGCTCCACGTCAAGGCGGAGGCCCGGAGCGCGATCAACCCCGGCGACACCCTCGAACTTGCGGTCGACGAACAGCGGCTGCACGTCTTCGACGACGCCGGCAGGGCCATCTACCACTCCTCGAAGCGCGAGGAGGCCGCCTCCGACACCGTCTACACGACGCCGGAACCGTGA
- the phnE gene encoding phosphonate ABC transporter, permease protein PhnE: MTDYRTWQRRTPRQRIGRYVLILIGIVAAAISWQLLQIQYNYLGTAPTEFMDLMYRMYPPNVGYTGEILSPLIETVHIAILGTALAVLMSIPVALFGAENTTPNRYTFLLGKLIISGSRSVNVIIWALVFVIVFGSGALAGTLAIAVRSIGFCSKLIAEAIEEIDPGQVEAIKATGANSIEAAIYAIVPQIKPAFIGVATYRWDINVRASTIIGFVGAGGIGVELNTSINFFAWQQVLTILIAILGIVIVSEVVSAYLRRKVR; this comes from the coding sequence ATGACCGACTACCGGACCTGGCAACGGCGGACGCCGCGACAGCGGATCGGGCGGTACGTCCTGATCCTGATCGGGATCGTCGCGGCCGCGATCTCCTGGCAGCTCCTGCAGATCCAGTACAACTACCTCGGCACTGCGCCCACGGAGTTCATGGACCTGATGTACCGGATGTATCCCCCGAACGTGGGGTACACCGGCGAGATCCTCTCGCCGCTGATCGAGACGGTCCACATCGCGATCCTGGGGACCGCACTCGCGGTCCTGATGTCGATCCCGGTGGCGCTTTTCGGCGCGGAAAACACCACGCCAAACCGGTATACGTTCCTCCTCGGGAAGCTCATCATCTCGGGGTCGCGGTCGGTGAACGTGATCATCTGGGCGCTGGTGTTCGTGATCGTCTTCGGCTCCGGCGCCTTGGCCGGCACGCTCGCCATCGCGGTCCGGTCGATCGGGTTCTGCTCGAAGCTGATCGCGGAGGCGATCGAGGAGATCGACCCCGGGCAGGTCGAGGCGATCAAGGCGACCGGGGCGAACTCGATCGAGGCCGCGATCTACGCGATCGTCCCGCAGATCAAACCCGCGTTCATCGGCGTTGCCACCTACCGGTGGGACATCAACGTCCGCGCGTCGACGATCATCGGGTTCGTCGGCGCCGGCGGGATCGGCGTCGAACTCAACACCTCGATCAACTTCTTCGCGTGGCAACAGGTGCTCACGATCCTGATCGCGATCCTCGGGATCGTCATCGTCAGCGAAGTCGTGTCGGCGTATCTGCGACGGAAGGTGCGCTGA
- the phnC gene encoding phosphonate ABC transporter ATP-binding protein, producing the protein MLSVTDLQKTYPSGDEALKGVSLDVTGSETVSMIGPSGAGKSTFIRCVNRLTEPSDGSVKLDGLEVTGLSGKELRNARRDMGMIFQEYNLIERLTVMENVLSGRLGYVSTWDAFRRKFAGDDIARAYEVLDRVGLEGHENNRADELSGGQRQRVGIARAILQRPKILLVDEPTSSLDPETSGAVMDLLTEIAAEDDIPVLINIHEVDLAVEYADRVVGLRDGRKVFEGDPGDLDETAKGQIYRGEEIPEGAGPTGKVAAEAGDPGESATEEGSLRST; encoded by the coding sequence ATGCTTTCAGTAACGGATCTGCAGAAGACGTACCCCTCCGGCGACGAGGCACTGAAAGGAGTCTCGTTGGACGTGACCGGCAGCGAGACCGTCTCGATGATCGGCCCAAGCGGGGCCGGCAAGAGCACGTTCATCCGGTGTGTGAACCGCCTCACCGAACCGAGCGACGGAAGCGTGAAGCTCGACGGCTTGGAGGTTACCGGGCTTTCGGGCAAGGAGCTCCGGAACGCCCGCCGGGACATGGGGATGATCTTCCAGGAGTACAACCTCATCGAGCGGCTGACCGTGATGGAGAACGTCCTGTCGGGACGGCTCGGGTACGTCAGCACCTGGGACGCGTTCCGCCGGAAGTTCGCCGGCGACGACATCGCGCGGGCCTACGAGGTGCTCGACCGCGTCGGGCTCGAAGGGCACGAGAACAACCGGGCCGACGAGCTCTCCGGCGGTCAGCGCCAACGGGTCGGGATCGCGCGGGCGATCCTCCAGCGCCCGAAGATCCTGCTGGTCGACGAGCCGACGAGCAGCCTCGACCCCGAGACCTCCGGTGCGGTGATGGACCTCCTCACCGAGATCGCCGCCGAGGACGACATCCCGGTGTTGATCAACATCCACGAGGTCGACCTCGCGGTGGAGTACGCGGACCGCGTCGTCGGACTCCGCGACGGCCGGAAGGTCTTCGAGGGCGACCCCGGGGACCTCGACGAGACCGCAAAGGGCCAGATCTACCGCGGCGAGGAGATCCCCGAGGGCGCCGGCCCCACCGGAAAGGTCGCCGCGGAGGCCGGCGACCCGGGCGAATCGGCCACCGAAGAAGGCAGCCTCAGAAGTACCTGA
- a CDS encoding DUF1643 domain-containing protein, with the protein MRPNAGSADCGRPRGVDAGRAAPDGVKLNPPAAVPTGAMDVTDSPGADPPKPTYTDTGATFGGDGTYRYRLSRAWAPGPTAAFVLLNPSTADADTDDRTVTRCVKYAAGMGFGRLTLVNLYALRSSDPAALESHPAPVGPENDAHVAAACEAADRVIVGWGNAGGERGREVAAQLDAEVYAIGTTRAGHPRHPSRTAYDATVGRFSYDG; encoded by the coding sequence ATGAGGCCGAACGCCGGCAGCGCGGACTGCGGCCGACCCCGGGGAGTCGACGCCGGCCGGGCCGCGCCCGACGGCGTGAAACTGAACCCGCCGGCCGCCGTACCCACCGGCGCGATGGACGTCACCGACTCACCCGGCGCCGACCCGCCGAAGCCGACGTACACCGACACGGGAGCGACATTCGGCGGGGACGGGACCTACCGCTACCGGCTGTCGCGGGCGTGGGCGCCGGGGCCGACCGCGGCGTTCGTGCTGCTCAACCCCAGCACCGCGGACGCCGACACCGACGACCGGACGGTCACGCGGTGCGTGAAGTACGCCGCCGGGATGGGGTTCGGGAGGCTGACGCTCGTGAACCTCTACGCGTTGCGGAGTTCCGATCCCGCGGCCCTCGAGTCGCACCCCGCGCCCGTGGGACCCGAGAACGACGCCCACGTCGCGGCCGCCTGCGAGGCGGCTGACAGGGTGATCGTCGGGTGGGGCAACGCTGGCGGGGAGCGGGGCCGCGAGGTGGCCGCCCAACTCGACGCCGAGGTGTACGCGATCGGCACGACGCGGGCGGGACACCCGCGGCACCCGAGCCGGACGGCATACGACGCCACGGTCGGGCGGTTCAGCTACGACGGGTGA
- a CDS encoding carbohydrate ABC transporter permease, which produces MATRTNPDSALAGLLPEGVDAERVLIHGGLIVSIFLMGLPLILALIMSTQSTSEVYQVTNVGIGSEGLSNYGDALGEFNFGQYIINSIVMSLIIVVGKVVLSLFAALALVYYKLPYERAIFMFILLTLLLPVPVRIVPLFDLMARLGWGNTLMAITGPYIASATAVFLFRQHFMSIPASLVENAHLDGVGPLTFLWEVLIPMSKGMIAGVSVITFIYSWNQYLWPLIIMTDQSKQVVQVGLRFLQGAAQSGLTQWGLIMAGAILALLPPLAVLIVMHRPLLETLAIQQK; this is translated from the coding sequence ATGGCGACGCGAACCAACCCCGACTCCGCGCTGGCGGGGCTGCTGCCGGAGGGCGTCGACGCCGAGCGGGTGCTCATCCACGGGGGCCTGATCGTCTCCATCTTCCTGATGGGGCTGCCGCTGATCCTGGCGTTGATCATGAGCACCCAGAGCACCTCCGAAGTGTATCAGGTCACGAACGTCGGGATCGGCAGCGAGGGCCTGTCGAACTACGGGGACGCGCTGGGCGAGTTCAACTTCGGCCAGTACATCATCAACTCGATCGTGATGTCCCTGATCATCGTGGTCGGGAAGGTGGTCCTGTCGCTTTTCGCCGCCCTGGCGCTGGTCTACTACAAGCTGCCGTACGAGCGCGCGATCTTCATGTTCATCCTCCTCACGCTCCTGCTCCCGGTGCCGGTGCGGATCGTGCCGCTTTTCGACCTCATGGCGCGGCTCGGCTGGGGCAACACCCTGATGGCGATCACCGGGCCGTACATCGCGAGCGCCACCGCGGTGTTCCTGTTCAGACAGCACTTCATGTCGATTCCGGCCTCGCTGGTGGAGAACGCACACCTCGACGGCGTCGGACCGTTGACCTTCCTGTGGGAGGTCCTGATCCCGATGTCGAAGGGGATGATCGCCGGGGTGTCGGTGATCACGTTCATCTACTCGTGGAACCAGTACCTCTGGCCGCTGATCATCATGACCGACCAGAGCAAACAGGTCGTCCAGGTCGGGCTGCGGTTCCTCCAGGGGGCCGCGCAGTCGGGGCTCACACAGTGGGGGCTGATCATGGCCGGCGCGATCCTGGCCCTGCTGCCGCCGCTTGCGGTGCTGATCGTGATGCACCGGCCGCTGCTCGAGACGCTGGCGATCCAACAGAAGTGA
- the phnE gene encoding phosphonate ABC transporter, permease protein PhnE yields the protein MATEQQPGREWSRPTAFYNHYVKWAVYLAIAVFLLWSVWNMRISLERVAAGWGAAVGLVQGMVPPEITTQFKNELLIEGLVESVAMSVIATIVGVILSIPVAFMAAENIAPKPVYWTGRGIITGSRALHELIIAIIAVKAVGIGALAGVIALSYKTIGFFAKLLAEEIEDIDTGQMEAVEATGASRIQTMLFGVVPQVMPRIVGLTIYRWDINIRHSTIVGIVGAGGIGATLLNSFDKYDYDFFLTIILAIIAIVMIGELISSYVRGRIQ from the coding sequence ATGGCGACCGAACAACAACCCGGCCGGGAGTGGTCCCGCCCCACCGCGTTTTACAACCACTACGTGAAGTGGGCGGTCTACCTCGCCATCGCGGTGTTCCTGCTGTGGAGCGTCTGGAACATGCGGATCTCACTCGAACGGGTCGCCGCCGGGTGGGGAGCCGCCGTCGGGCTCGTCCAGGGGATGGTGCCGCCGGAGATCACCACCCAGTTCAAGAACGAACTCCTGATCGAGGGGTTAGTCGAGAGCGTCGCGATGTCGGTGATCGCCACGATCGTCGGCGTGATCCTGTCGATCCCGGTGGCGTTCATGGCCGCCGAGAACATCGCGCCGAAGCCGGTCTACTGGACCGGACGGGGGATCATCACCGGCTCCCGGGCGCTTCACGAACTCATCATCGCGATCATCGCGGTCAAGGCGGTCGGGATCGGTGCGCTCGCCGGCGTGATCGCGTTGTCGTACAAGACCATCGGCTTCTTCGCGAAGCTCCTGGCCGAGGAGATCGAGGACATCGACACCGGGCAGATGGAGGCCGTCGAGGCCACCGGGGCGAGCCGGATACAGACGATGCTGTTCGGGGTGGTGCCGCAGGTGATGCCGCGGATCGTGGGGCTGACCATCTACCGGTGGGACATCAACATCCGCCACAGCACCATCGTCGGGATCGTCGGGGCCGGCGGGATCGGCGCGACCCTGCTGAACTCCTTCGATAAGTACGACTACGACTTCTTCCTCACGATCATCCTCGCGATCATCGCGATCGTCATGATCGGTGAACTGATCAGCAGTTACGTCAGGGGGCGGATCCAATGA
- a CDS encoding carbohydrate ABC transporter permease translates to MPEFTKPYDSTWQALVLLLPTFVVLIAFLYYPGLETFRLSLQQTILLGARKTFVGLENYRTLATSAAYHKSFAISVAFAAVVVVGTLALSLFVSYLLFQVDVGSSTYLVAAIWPYALPTAVAASVLLFLLHPSLGIITHYLELLTGTSLNWFTNGPQAFFIVAIVAIWKQLGYNIIFMVAALNNIPGTLTESAQLDGVGHLKMLYKVYVPLMSPTLVFLVIMDTIYAFFATFPLVDLMTSGGPGGATNLLIFKLYRDAFEFSNLGLASAESVVLFAIVAILMYVQLRISESHAHYGG, encoded by the coding sequence ATGCCGGAATTCACCAAACCGTACGATTCGACGTGGCAGGCGCTGGTGTTGTTACTGCCGACGTTCGTCGTCCTGATCGCGTTCCTCTACTACCCCGGACTGGAGACCTTCCGGTTGAGCCTCCAGCAGACGATCCTGCTGGGCGCTCGGAAGACGTTCGTCGGACTCGAGAACTACCGGACGCTCGCGACGTCTGCGGCGTACCACAAGAGCTTCGCCATCTCGGTGGCGTTCGCCGCGGTGGTCGTCGTGGGGACGCTGGCGCTGTCGCTTTTCGTCTCCTACTTGCTCTTCCAGGTCGACGTGGGGTCGTCGACGTACCTCGTCGCCGCAATCTGGCCGTACGCGTTGCCGACGGCGGTCGCGGCGTCGGTGCTTTTGTTCCTTTTGCACCCCTCGCTCGGGATCATCACCCACTACCTGGAACTGCTGACGGGGACGTCCCTGAACTGGTTCACGAACGGGCCGCAGGCGTTCTTCATCGTCGCCATCGTCGCCATCTGGAAGCAGTTGGGGTACAACATCATCTTCATGGTCGCCGCGCTGAACAACATCCCCGGCACGCTGACCGAGTCGGCGCAACTCGACGGGGTCGGCCACCTGAAGATGCTCTACAAGGTGTACGTGCCGCTGATGTCGCCGACGCTGGTGTTCCTGGTGATTATGGACACCATCTACGCGTTCTTCGCGACGTTCCCCTTGGTCGACCTGATGACCAGCGGCGGGCCGGGCGGCGCGACGAACCTGCTGATCTTCAAGCTGTACCGCGACGCCTTCGAGTTCAGCAACCTCGGGCTCGCGTCGGCCGAATCGGTCGTGCTGTTCGCAATCGTCGCAATACTCATGTACGTCCAGTTACGAATTTCGGAGAGTCACGCCCACTACGGAGGCTAG